The Calonectris borealis chromosome 6, bCalBor7.hap1.2, whole genome shotgun sequence genome contains the following window.
ttggtcaggtggggtcagctgtcctggctgtgtccgctcccaacttcttgtgcaccccgtgcccgctcactggtggggtggggtgaggagcagaagaggccttgactctgtgtgagcactgctcagcagtaactaaaacatccctgttatcaacactgttttcagcacaaatccaaaacatagcctcatactagctactatgaagaaaattaactctatcccagccaaaaccagcacattctccaccccttcttccataccatttacatcatgctcacgtaccacactatccaatatattctcattacccaccaccccccttcctatcctttgatataatacacagatatcattcccctaGTCCATGGACCACcgctgtaaaatgtccacaaaatgtccattgagttcatttggTCCATGACTTttggctccatctgttacggtggtcactcgggtcaggagaggtggtgtgctgcgtggagttactgggcaccaaagccagctcaggtggggtcactgctgcacttgcactgcttcttgtaaggcttgtcctccactggttcaggtggttcctgctatagtaattgctataacatgcaactcagatcatgggttacaacaatttaaaggtatttccattacaatctcctccctttggaccagaccatcgcgTTTAACGTTGCAATGAActcttccccttgcccctgctctggtttggatttatccacagactgcagtcccttaggagtgtacctgctccaagtggagccttacttatgagccacagtctctccaggggtatacccgCTGCGGCAtaggcttatccacagccacaggcGCTTTGAGGTGCGCCTGTGccagcatggccttctccatgggccataATGCCCTCAGAGAtacacctgctccagcgtgaccttacccacagccacagtcccttcagaagtaaacctgctccaacgtggccttacccatggctgcagtccctccaggggcgtacctgctctgtcgtgggcttatccatggccacacattttgaggtgctccagcatgacctcatgcacagccaccgatgcttcaaggtgtacctgctgcagcatggacttgtccacagccacagatgcttcgaggtgtaccttctccagcatggacttatccttgggccacaatcccttcagaagtatatctgctgcagcacagagatAACCACAGCCGCAGAtgctttgagatgtacctgctctggtgtgaaCTTattcacggccacagacgcttcggggtattctgctcccgcgtggactcatccacaggtcacagtcccttcggctcgagttcacactggagttccagcctgtccagtacagcagcacagaaacagcagcgatgccctggccatctgcctgcCCAGGCtcatcgccattgctgttattaaaatgttcccaggcacagcagagtaggatgagcagcagtgcagcagtgcagcaagcagcgaaagcaaaaagcagccactaacgagcactagactctaatataaagtgaggcaagcaagccccatggcaagcacaggagcctgccaattaatagctaaacaacaataacagctataaattcaatttagcacattccaatcaaatctgtcgttacctcgaacccttcgagccccacgttgggcaccaaaaaggacatGGTGCCCTTTTAACCCTGTgtcggggttaaaccacgacaagggagAATGAGAGAGCAGGTCTGCCAACACTGTGTGGTGAAAGGCTGCAGCGGAGCACAGGGAATCGGACTGAAACTTGAGGGTTATGGGGAGAGCAACTGGGCAGGTTATCCTGGGAATAGCAAATGAGAGCAACAGATTACAGTTGTCTCTGGGAACCTGGGGCTTCTGGGAAGCCTGTGCAGTTTCACAGGGTGGCACAAGTAGTGGGAAAGTAATGTATAAAGGCGTAAATTCCTTCAGTCtcacatttcttctctttctcataGAGCGACAAGGGAAGAGTGAGCCTGCAGCAGGTGATGAGCCAACAGCAGAGACGGAGAGTGAGAGTGAGGCAGAGCTGTCAGGCTTCTCCCCAGTGGTAAGAGCACAAAGAGCTCTGCGGGAACCAGTCCCTCCTCTCTGGTCTGTAACAGTTTGAGAGCCAAGGGGTCATCTGAGTACAGCTGCATTGATAACGAACAGCAGAGCAACAAGTCACTTCTTTGCAGAATCCCAAGGGAAGGAGGGTATTAGTTTGATGAAGGCCGTTGTCTCTGATCTGGGTATTGAGAATTCAAGGCCACAGGGCTGGTGATGCAGTAGCAGGACAGGGGGAGCCAtgctccagcctcctgcagaCCTGCGGAATTGCTTTGATGGTTACGCTTCATGCTAAGAGAATGTGAGCGTCTCCTAAGAAATCAGCTGTCCTGGTGTAACGTGCAGAGGCTCCTCACCACTGGAAAAGGGAGATGAGCAGCACTGGCGTCTCTTACACAGTTCCCTGCTCTCAGTGAGACTGGGTGGGACCTTTCTATATGTGCACCATAGAAACAACCAAGTGGTCCTTTACAGGAGCTCTGGGCATGTAGCTGGGCTGTGAGATGGGAAGCTTCAGCTTCCAAAGGAATGCAGATACTTGAACGGCTGCTACTTGTAGGCTTCATTGGGCCCAGTGTGAATGCAAAAGGGAAGAGGTGTCTTGCTCCTTGGTGATcccaggagaggaagaaggatcAAAGCCTCCTGAGACTCCTATAGGCTGATCCCATTTTGTGCTGGCTCTTTTGGGTTCCTCACTGAGGGCAGGCAAAGCTTCAGGCAGTGAATTATTGCAGGAAAGCCAGTGAGCTGAGACTGTCCTTCCCTGGCAGCGCGGTGAGCACTTTGCCCAGCCCCCTCCTGCTTTCATACTGTCCCTGCGCAGAGTCCCTCCAGCAAAGGACTTCTGCCTGGAAGCTCTGGTCTGTGCGAAGGTGCCTGTAGGGCAGCACTGGTAGTCAGACACCCAGGAATTTGTCCCTCTGCCTTCATCCCATGCAGGTGGATGTGAAAAAGACTGCCCTGGCACTGTCAATCACAGATTCTGAGCTCTCTGATGAGGAAGCTTCCATCCTGGAGAGTGGGGGCTTTTCTGTCTCAAGGGCTACCACCCCACAGCTGACGGACGTTTCTGAAGGTACGTGATGGGACACTTCGCTGCCTTCCTGACCCTGAGTGTTTTGTCCCAGAAAAACTGTCCCTCCAAACACAGGGAGAGAACCTAGCTTTTGCAGGGGGAAGAGCATTACAAGGAGGAAGCAGTAATAGCAGCGCAGCATGCCCTGACTTCATGGCTGATCGTGAGCTGGTCCTGCGTGGACATCTGCCTCTGATTACTGCCCCATAAAACTATGTTCTCTTGTCACTCCAGCAAGGGATCAAGGCCATCCACAGAGTCCTGCAGAAATAACTGCATGGTATAGTCACACGCCCATATATGATGCTGGGTGAAACAGGTTGGACACCCCACCCTGTCAGAAGCTCAGAGAAAGACTGGTTAGTGGTGAGGAATGTGAAGGCAACCACTCAGATGTGGTCACTTGAGTGTCTGGGGATGAACAGGCAGGTGACATGCTGTAAGCATAATTTCCCTGATCCTGTGGGTTTTAGTGGAGGGCTCTAGATGCAGAGAGCGTGAGCTGGAGAAGGAAGTCCTCTCTGAGCACAGCATATAGAACGTGATGAGGAAAGGGGCCCTCCACGTGAGTCGTGCAACTGGGAGAAGGGAATAACTGCAGACCCCTTCCTGCTGTGCTCCCGGCGCTGGGAGAATGCCCAAAGGTGAGCCCTGGTGTGTCAGCTGGGGGGAGGTGGGCGGGAGGTGTCAGCGCCCTGGGTCGAGGTGAGGGAACCTGCGCCTTAATGCTGGTGTCTTTCAGACCTGGATCAGCAGAGCCTGCACAGCGAGCCAGAGGAGTCATTTTCCAAGGACCTGGCAGAGTTTCCCTCCGTGGAAGAATATCATTCCAGAGACCTGGGACCACAGAGCGATGAAGATGCGTTTGGTGTGCCTCTGGGTCCTGAGCTCGCCCACGCTGCCCGTGAGCTGGACTCGGCAGAGAAGGAGGCCGCAGACTCTGACCTCTCCATCCTTCGCCTGGCGTCTCCTCTCCATTTTGTAAATACGCACTTCAATGGGAGCGGGCAAGCAGCGGGAGGCAACGCAGAGCCAAAGactgcccctgccccgggcctgggcATCTGCATTGACACGCTGAGCGAGGAGATCGTCACCACTGCCATTACCACGGCGGTGCAGAACACCCTCTCTGCCCTGCTGCGGTCCTCGGAGGCCAGCGAGGGGCCTTCCCTCTCTGAGTTCCTGCCCACCGAGCCCGAAGAGAAACTGAGCTTCCAAGCACAGCTGTCAGAGACCGAAGTGGTGGAGACAGAGACAGCAGCTTCaccagaggatgaggaggaagcaGATGACTTTGAGCTACTGGATCAGGGGGAGCTGGAGCAAATGGATGTAGAGCTGGGGCTcggagaggagcaggaggcacaAGAGTCTCCTGCCGCTCCGGCTCCCCCCTCTCCCACGCTTGCTGAGCTGCCAAAGCAAGGAGATGAGGAGGAGGCAGTGATGACAGCAGCATCTATGTCTTAGGTCTTCTTCATGCGCCCCCTTTTC
Protein-coding sequences here:
- the RETREG2 gene encoding reticulophagy regulator 2 isoform X1 — translated: MASGRAEEAAAAAAAAAEEEEEEAAAAAAARLAAALRQRLRGWEAALAAAQRLLVWERPLHSLVTAAALGGALWLFSSTSLRPLFLLSMSLLGILLLERWKPRFLFDFSAQPSEEPGGESEGVTSGAQPHLLSVPELCHCLAESWVTFRLYLQELLQYKRQNPAKFCMSVCSGCLILAVVGHYVPGIMISYIILLSILLWPLVVYHELIQRMYTRLEPVLMKLDYSMKAETLHHKHEKKKRQGKSEPAAGDEPTAETESESEAELSGFSPVVDVKKTALALSITDSELSDEEASILESGGFSVSRATTPQLTDVSEDLDQQSLHSEPEESFSKDLAEFPSVEEYHSRDLGPQSDEDAFGVPLGPELAHAARELDSAEKEAADSDLSILRLASPLHFVNTHFNGSGQAAGGNAEPKTAPAPGLGICIDTLSEEIVTTAITTAVQNTLSALLRSSEASEGPSLSEFLPTEPEEKLSFQAQLSETEVVETETAASPEDEEEADDFELLDQGELEQMDVELGLGEEQEAQESPAAPAPPSPTLAELPKQGDEEEAVMTAASMS
- the RETREG2 gene encoding reticulophagy regulator 2 isoform X2; protein product: MASGRAEEAAAAAAAAAEEEEEEAAAAAAARLAAALRQRLRGWEAALAAAQRLLVWERPLHSLVTAAALGGALWLFSSTSLRPLFLLSMSLLGILLLERWKPRFLFDFSVLSILLWPLVVYHELIQRMYTRLEPVLMKLDYSMKAETLHHKHEKKKRQGKSEPAAGDEPTAETESESEAELSGFSPVVDVKKTALALSITDSELSDEEASILESGGFSVSRATTPQLTDVSEDLDQQSLHSEPEESFSKDLAEFPSVEEYHSRDLGPQSDEDAFGVPLGPELAHAARELDSAEKEAADSDLSILRLASPLHFVNTHFNGSGQAAGGNAEPKTAPAPGLGICIDTLSEEIVTTAITTAVQNTLSALLRSSEASEGPSLSEFLPTEPEEKLSFQAQLSETEVVETETAASPEDEEEADDFELLDQGELEQMDVELGLGEEQEAQESPAAPAPPSPTLAELPKQGDEEEAVMTAASMS